The Clostridium sporogenes genome contains a region encoding:
- a CDS encoding YfcC family protein, whose amino-acid sequence MIMKKKKRSFPTAFTVLFIVLIIAAILTHVVPAGSYSKLSYDSENNIFTVIKPDESTSELPVTQDTLDKLKIKVNVEKFKDGSINKPVAIPDTYERVEQKPQGFYEVIQAPIKGVYDTIDIIMFVLILGGVIGILNSSGAFDAGIAKLSIATKGKEYLLIVIITLLIALGGTTFGLAEETIALYPILVPVFVAAGYDALVCIAALYMGSSIGTMFSTVNPFSVVIASNTSGISFASGFIFRIIGLIIAVAITVIYIVRYGLKVKKDPSKSIIYEQKSEIEEKFLKDYKTKDIPEFTLSRKLMLIIFILTFVVMIWGVSKKEWWFTEMTALFLVVGIILGILSRMGEKKFVDKFVAGSADLVGVALVIGVARSINLVMENGMISDTILYHSSNAVAGMNSSIFIIFMLIVFIGLGFFIPSSSGLAVLSMPIMAPLADSVGLPREAIVNAYMFGQGLIAFITPTGLILATLAMVDITYDKWLKFIMPLMGYIAGFSAIMLLIQSFVG is encoded by the coding sequence ATTATTATGAAAAAAAAGAAAAGAAGTTTCCCGACGGCTTTTACCGTATTATTTATTGTGTTAATTATTGCGGCTATACTTACTCATGTAGTGCCAGCAGGATCCTATTCAAAATTGAGCTATGATAGCGAAAATAATATTTTTACTGTAATTAAACCAGATGAATCAACAAGTGAGTTACCAGTAACACAGGATACTTTAGATAAACTTAAAATTAAAGTTAATGTAGAAAAATTTAAAGATGGCAGTATTAACAAGCCTGTAGCTATACCCGATACCTATGAAAGAGTGGAGCAGAAACCACAAGGATTTTATGAAGTGATTCAAGCACCTATTAAAGGTGTATACGATACTATTGACATTATAATGTTTGTGCTTATATTAGGAGGGGTTATTGGAATATTAAATAGTAGTGGGGCATTTGATGCAGGCATTGCAAAGCTTTCAATAGCTACTAAAGGTAAAGAATACTTGCTGATAGTTATCATTACTCTATTAATTGCTTTAGGTGGAACTACTTTTGGACTAGCAGAAGAAACTATTGCATTATATCCAATACTTGTTCCGGTTTTTGTGGCTGCAGGTTATGATGCTTTAGTTTGTATTGCAGCTCTTTATATGGGATCATCTATAGGTACTATGTTTTCTACAGTAAATCCTTTTTCTGTTGTTATAGCATCTAATACTTCTGGTATATCTTTTGCCTCAGGATTTATATTTAGAATTATAGGACTTATTATAGCCGTAGCTATAACTGTTATTTATATTGTAAGATATGGGTTAAAGGTAAAGAAGGATCCAAGCAAATCTATAATATATGAACAAAAAAGTGAAATCGAAGAAAAGTTTTTAAAGGACTATAAAACTAAAGATATTCCAGAGTTTACTTTAAGTCGTAAACTAATGTTAATAATATTTATATTAACTTTTGTAGTTATGATTTGGGGTGTATCTAAAAAAGAATGGTGGTTTACTGAGATGACGGCCTTATTCCTTGTAGTAGGAATTATTTTAGGTATACTTTCACGCATGGGTGAGAAGAAATTTGTAGACAAATTTGTAGCTGGTTCAGCTGATTTAGTAGGAGTTGCATTGGTAATCGGAGTTGCAAGATCTATTAATCTTGTTATGGAAAATGGTATGATTTCTGATACAATTCTTTATCATTCTTCAAATGCAGTAGCAGGAATGAATTCAAGTATATTTATAATATTTATGTTAATTGTATTTATAGGGCTTGGATTTTTTATACCATCATCTTCAGGACTTGCAGTACTTTCAATGCCTATTATGGCGCCTCTTGCAGATAGTGTAGGATTACCAAGAGAAGCTATAGTAAATGCTTATATGTTTGGTCAAGGACTAATTGCTTTTATAACTCCAACGGGACTTATACTGGCAACTTTAGCTATGGTAGATATTACTTATGATAAATGGCTTAAGTTCATAATGCCACTTATGGGATATATAGCAGGATTTTCTGCTATAATGTTATTAATACAGAGTTTTGTTGGTTAA
- a CDS encoding ATP-dependent helicase, with product MIDYSFLDQYQKEAVKCHNYNTLIVAPPGSGKTTVIINRVVHLIEDLNINPNNILVITFTRAAAMNMKERYKKISDSRRSPFFGTFHGLFYKILNRYYKNINIISSKEAYSLINNILISYLDSVNEDKVRDVLNDISFFKTSGLTMDNFVPKIDKSIFEHCFNSYEEYKDKKELLDFDDLQINMFKLLKEDERILKGYKKLFKYILVDEFQDCDTLQINILQMLSKGNSLFAVGDEDQCIYSFRGSKPECMVNFNHYFEKGEKIYLRYNYRSPKNIVEISKNLIQNNKLRNNKKIEAYNNYDKNIVLKSFLNEREQAEEISKIINKIINERYEYKDIAILYRTNMESRSLTDLFFKKRIPFRLLDKGYNFFNHFVCRDILAYMQVCIDPYDKKSFLKIINKPFRYVSKLNVERVRRYKYAKNSFDILKEQKDIQPFQIKNLENLEKDINKMNKMSTQDAIGHIMHTLGYEEYIKEYSERIKIDKEELLQIVDELKEAGEGYTSILTFLVHVEEVEKEINKKEINEDSVILSTIHGVKGMEFKNVVIVNCNEDNIPYNKADEEINIEEERRLFYVGITRAKENLYLTVPKVIRGKNKETSNFIKECKLDKELLENDYFKGKERVIHKVFGEGIIENQGRDYVEIVFLDGTKRKFDINVITKSNIIKKKSVS from the coding sequence ATGATAGATTATAGTTTTTTAGATCAGTATCAAAAGGAAGCGGTTAAATGCCATAATTATAATACATTGATTGTGGCTCCACCTGGTTCTGGTAAAACCACTGTTATTATAAATAGAGTTGTACATTTAATAGAGGATTTAAACATAAATCCTAATAATATACTAGTAATAACTTTTACTAGAGCTGCAGCTATGAATATGAAGGAAAGATATAAAAAAATAAGTGATAGTAGAAGATCACCTTTTTTTGGGACTTTTCATGGCCTTTTTTATAAAATATTAAATAGATATTATAAAAACATAAATATAATAAGCAGCAAAGAAGCCTATTCTTTAATAAATAATATACTTATATCTTATTTGGATTCTGTAAATGAGGATAAGGTAAGAGATGTTTTAAATGATATATCTTTTTTTAAAACTAGTGGGTTAACTATGGACAATTTTGTTCCTAAAATTGATAAAAGTATATTTGAGCACTGTTTTAATAGCTATGAAGAATATAAAGATAAAAAGGAGCTTTTAGATTTTGATGATTTGCAAATTAATATGTTTAAGCTTTTAAAGGAAGATGAAAGAATTCTTAAGGGTTATAAAAAATTATTTAAATATATATTAGTAGATGAATTTCAAGATTGTGATACACTCCAAATAAACATTCTTCAAATGTTATCTAAGGGTAATTCTTTATTTGCAGTAGGGGATGAGGATCAATGTATATATTCTTTTAGAGGATCTAAGCCAGAGTGTATGGTGAATTTTAACCATTATTTTGAAAAGGGAGAAAAGATATATTTAAGATATAATTACAGAAGTCCCAAAAATATAGTAGAGATTTCTAAAAATCTTATTCAAAATAATAAATTAAGAAATAATAAAAAAATAGAAGCTTATAATAACTATGATAAAAATATAGTGTTAAAATCCTTTTTAAATGAAAGGGAGCAAGCGGAGGAAATAAGTAAAATAATTAATAAAATTATAAATGAGAGATATGAATATAAAGATATAGCTATACTTTATAGAACTAATATGGAAAGTAGAAGTTTAACAGATTTGTTTTTTAAAAAAAGAATACCCTTTAGACTTTTAGATAAGGGGTATAATTTTTTCAATCATTTTGTATGTAGGGATATACTAGCCTATATGCAAGTATGTATAGATCCTTATGATAAAAAAAGCTTTTTAAAGATTATAAATAAACCCTTTAGATATGTAAGTAAACTAAATGTAGAAAGAGTAAGAAGATATAAATATGCTAAAAATAGTTTTGATATATTAAAAGAACAAAAGGATATTCAGCCTTTTCAAATAAAGAATTTAGAGAATCTTGAAAAGGATATAAATAAAATGAATAAAATGAGTACTCAAGATGCCATAGGACACATAATGCATACTTTAGGTTATGAAGAATATATTAAAGAATATAGTGAAAGAATAAAAATAGATAAGGAAGAGCTTTTACAAATAGTAGATGAATTAAAAGAAGCAGGGGAAGGATATACAAGTATTTTAACTTTCTTAGTTCATGTTGAGGAAGTAGAAAAGGAAATAAATAAAAAAGAAATAAATGAAGATAGTGTAATATTAAGTACAATACATGGGGTCAAAGGTATGGAATTTAAAAATGTAGTTATTGTAAATTGTAATGAAGATAATATTCCTTACAATAAAGCAGATGAAGAAATTAATATAGAGGAAGAGAGAAGACTTTTTTATGTAGGTATTACAAGGGCAAAAGAAAACTTATATTTAACTGTACCAAAGGTTATAAGAGGGAAAAATAAAGAAACCTCTAATTTTATAAAGGAATGTAAGTTAGATAAAGAGTTACTAGAAAATGATTATTTTAAAGGAAAAGAAAGAGTTATTCATAAAGTGTTTGGTGAAGGGATCATTGAAAACCAAGGGAGAGATTATGTAGAGATAGTATTTTTAGATGGAACTAAAAGAAAATTTGATATAAATGTTATAACTAAGAGCAATATTATTAAAAAGAAAAGTGTATCATAG
- a CDS encoding CD3072 family TudS-related putative desulfidase → MKRSKKIVLLGHCILNVNSKVEGLAQYENNSLELLEYLIENKFGIIQLPCPEAGFYGMRRWGHVKEQFDTPYYREYSRKIFYPILQQVEDYINNGYEIKCIIGIDGSPSCGVFLTCSSKEWKGDFISKQETLKKIDNIKYCNEKGIFMEEIDKMLKEKDINIPIISINEVEKISLEKIKKFL, encoded by the coding sequence ATGAAAAGAAGTAAAAAAATAGTTTTGCTTGGTCATTGTATACTAAATGTAAATTCAAAGGTGGAAGGATTAGCTCAATATGAAAACAATTCTTTAGAACTTTTGGAATATTTGATAGAAAACAAATTTGGAATAATACAATTACCTTGTCCAGAGGCAGGGTTTTATGGGATGAGAAGATGGGGACATGTAAAAGAACAATTTGATACACCTTATTATAGAGAATACTCACGAAAAATATTTTATCCTATACTTCAGCAGGTAGAAGATTATATAAATAATGGATATGAAATAAAATGCATAATAGGAATAGATGGCAGTCCAAGCTGTGGTGTTTTTCTTACATGTTCATCAAAAGAATGGAAGGGAGATTTTATAAGTAAACAGGAAACATTAAAAAAGATAGATAATATAAAATATTGTAATGAGAAAGGGATATTTATGGAAGAGATAGATAAAATGTTGAAAGAAAAAGATATAAATATTCCTATAATTTCAATAAATGAAGTTGAAAAGATTTCTTTAGAAAAGATAAAAAAATTTCTATAA
- a CDS encoding iron-containing alcohol dehydrogenase: MLNFNYSIPTKIFFGRNQINILGEQIKKYGSRVLLTYGGGSIKKNGIYEKVIKILKNNHIEFVELSGIDPNPRVTSVREGVKLCRENNIDFILAVGGGSTIDCSKVIAASYYYEGDPWDIVIKKVKINKSLPIGSILTLAATGSEMDAGAVISNINTNEKIGVGHPSMAPKFSILDPEYTFTVPKNQTAAGTADIMSHIFEAYFSKTKEAYIQNRMAEAILKTCIKYGKIAIKEPENYEARANLMWASSLAINGLLSYGKSEPWSVHPMEHELSAFYDITHGVGLAILTPNWMKYVLDDENVNDFYEYGVNVWNINPEESKYEVAQKAIEKTREYFSELGIPSTLKEVGIGEEKLEQMAKASTRNGTLGGFKPLSTEDVLNIYKLSL, encoded by the coding sequence ATGCTAAATTTTAATTATTCTATACCAACAAAAATTTTTTTCGGCAGAAACCAAATAAATATTTTAGGAGAGCAAATAAAAAAATATGGGTCAAGAGTATTACTTACTTATGGTGGAGGGAGTATAAAAAAGAATGGAATATATGAGAAAGTTATAAAAATTTTAAAAAATAACCATATAGAATTTGTTGAGCTTTCAGGGATAGATCCTAATCCAAGAGTAACTAGTGTAAGGGAAGGAGTAAAATTATGCAGAGAAAATAATATAGATTTTATATTAGCAGTAGGAGGGGGAAGCACTATAGATTGCTCAAAAGTAATAGCTGCATCATATTATTATGAAGGAGATCCTTGGGACATAGTAATTAAAAAAGTTAAAATAAATAAGTCACTGCCTATAGGAAGTATATTAACATTAGCTGCCACTGGTTCAGAAATGGACGCTGGAGCAGTAATTAGTAATATAAATACTAATGAAAAAATAGGGGTGGGACATCCTTCTATGGCTCCTAAATTTTCTATATTAGATCCAGAATATACTTTTACAGTGCCTAAAAATCAAACAGCAGCTGGAACTGCAGATATAATGAGTCATATATTTGAAGCCTATTTTAGTAAGACAAAGGAAGCTTATATTCAAAATAGAATGGCAGAGGCTATTTTAAAAACTTGTATAAAGTATGGGAAAATAGCCATAAAGGAGCCAGAAAATTATGAAGCTAGAGCTAACCTTATGTGGGCATCTAGCTTAGCTATAAATGGGTTATTAAGTTATGGTAAATCAGAACCTTGGAGTGTACACCCTATGGAACATGAATTAAGTGCTTTTTATGATATAACTCATGGTGTGGGGTTAGCTATATTAACTCCAAATTGGATGAAATATGTTTTAGATGATGAAAATGTTAATGATTTTTATGAATATGGAGTAAATGTTTGGAATATAAATCCAGAGGAAAGTAAATATGAAGTAGCTCAAAAGGCTATAGAAAAAACTAGAGAATATTTTAGTGAATTAGGAATTCCATCTACATTAAAAGAAGTGGGCATAGGAGAAGAAAAGCTAGAACAAATGGCAAAGGCTTCTACAAGAAATGGAACTTTAGGTGGTTTTAAACCTTTAAGTACTGAAGATGTTCTAAATATATATAAATTGTCACTTTAA
- a CDS encoding ABC transporter substrate-binding protein, which translates to MFKKKVLSVLFMMVCILSFTLVGCGQKTSSSNEKDSSYSKVKDNGKLVVGLCAQYPPFESRNDKTSQIEGFDVDLAKELGKEMNLKVEIKDAEWEALLGGVSKGDYDVLITCMSKKEAAEANINTSDTYYKLDDIIVVNKNNNSIHNKDDLKGKVVGVQTSTSSEQVVDKLDGIKEIKRYNRNPEAFIDLKNNRIDAVVVGYAYAATAMKDKKDDNLKIINSPVGSSDIVMVTKKGSNDLTKELNKALKKVKESGKYEEIKNKWLSLEK; encoded by the coding sequence ATGTTCAAGAAAAAAGTATTAAGTGTTTTATTTATGATGGTATGCATTTTATCTTTTACATTAGTTGGATGTGGTCAGAAAACGTCTTCTTCTAATGAAAAAGATAGTTCCTATTCAAAGGTTAAAGATAATGGAAAATTAGTAGTAGGGTTATGTGCTCAATATCCACCCTTCGAGTCAAGAAATGACAAAACAAGTCAAATAGAGGGATTTGATGTAGACTTAGCTAAAGAATTAGGAAAAGAAATGAACTTAAAGGTAGAAATAAAGGATGCGGAATGGGAAGCACTTTTAGGTGGTGTTAGTAAAGGAGATTATGATGTTTTAATAACTTGTATGTCAAAAAAAGAAGCTGCAGAGGCTAATATAAACACTTCTGATACATATTACAAATTGGATGACATAATAGTAGTAAATAAGAATAATAATTCTATACATAATAAAGATGATTTAAAAGGAAAAGTAGTTGGGGTTCAAACATCTACTAGCAGTGAACAAGTAGTTGATAAATTAGATGGAATAAAGGAAATAAAAAGATATAATAGGAATCCTGAAGCATTCATAGATTTAAAAAATAATAGAATTGATGCTGTGGTTGTAGGGTATGCTTATGCAGCTACTGCAATGAAGGACAAAAAGGATGATAATTTAAAAATAATAAATTCACCAGTGGGTTCGTCAGATATAGTTATGGTTACTAAAAAAGGTTCCAATGATTTAACAAAAGAATTAAACAAAGCGTTAAAAAAAGTAAAAGAAAGTGGCAAATATGAAGAAATCAAAAATAAGTGGTTAAGTTTAGAGAAATAA
- a CDS encoding nicotinate phosphoribosyltransferase has protein sequence MEYSKNFDVRNNRNLTMLVDFYELTMGNGYLKSGMGDKIAYYDMFFRRVPDGGGYCIMAGVQQLIEYLSGLKFTEDDIEYLRSKKEFSEEFLDYLKNFKFSCDVWAVPEGYPVFPNEPLVTVRGPAIQAQFVETMILLTINHQTLIATKANRICRAAENRSVMEFGSRRAQGYDGAIYGARAAVIGGCSATACTIAEEMFGIPAAGTMAHSWIQLFPTEYEAFKAWAEVAPENCVLLVDTYNVLKSGIPNAIKVFNEVLKPKGIRPKGIRIDSGDITYLTKTCRKMLDDAGYKDVGIVVSNSLDEFIIRDVLNQGAKIDSFGVGERLITARSEPVFGGVYKLAAVEACDGIITPKIKISENEEKITNPGFKKLYRIYDKNSHQAIADLITMNDEKIDESKPLEIFNPLFTWKKKKIKDYYVEELLVKIFDKGKQTYESPDVMDIKAFAKKQTERFWPEVLRFENPHNYYVDLSPKLWRVKQELLHKFSDTYEE, from the coding sequence ATGGAATACAGTAAAAACTTCGATGTGAGAAATAATAGAAATCTTACTATGTTAGTGGATTTTTATGAACTTACTATGGGAAATGGATATTTAAAAAGTGGTATGGGAGATAAAATAGCCTACTATGATATGTTCTTTAGAAGAGTTCCTGATGGTGGGGGCTATTGTATTATGGCAGGAGTTCAGCAACTTATTGAATATTTATCCGGTTTAAAATTTACAGAAGATGATATAGAATATTTAAGATCTAAAAAGGAGTTTTCCGAAGAATTTTTAGACTATCTAAAAAACTTTAAATTTTCTTGTGATGTTTGGGCAGTACCAGAAGGATATCCTGTTTTTCCAAATGAGCCTTTAGTTACAGTCCGCGGACCAGCCATTCAAGCTCAATTTGTAGAAACTATGATCCTTCTTACTATAAATCACCAAACGCTCATAGCTACCAAAGCTAATAGAATCTGTAGAGCCGCTGAAAATCGTTCTGTTATGGAATTTGGTTCTAGACGGGCTCAAGGTTATGATGGTGCTATATATGGTGCAAGGGCAGCTGTAATTGGTGGATGTAGTGCAACTGCTTGTACTATAGCTGAAGAAATGTTTGGAATACCTGCTGCAGGTACCATGGCACATAGTTGGATACAACTATTTCCTACAGAATATGAAGCTTTTAAAGCCTGGGCAGAAGTGGCTCCAGAAAATTGTGTGCTTTTAGTAGATACCTACAATGTACTAAAATCTGGTATTCCTAATGCTATAAAAGTATTTAATGAAGTGTTAAAGCCTAAGGGTATTAGACCTAAAGGCATTAGAATAGATAGTGGTGACATAACTTATCTTACTAAAACCTGCAGAAAAATGTTAGACGATGCTGGATATAAAGATGTAGGTATTGTGGTTTCAAATTCCCTAGATGAATTTATAATAAGAGATGTACTAAATCAAGGAGCTAAAATTGATAGCTTTGGTGTAGGTGAAAGACTTATAACTGCAAGATCCGAACCTGTTTTTGGTGGTGTATATAAGCTAGCCGCAGTAGAGGCTTGTGATGGAATAATAACACCTAAAATTAAAATAAGTGAAAATGAAGAGAAAATAACTAATCCAGGATTTAAAAAGCTTTATAGAATATATGATAAAAATTCTCATCAAGCTATTGCGGATCTTATTACTATGAATGATGAAAAAATAGATGAAAGTAAACCCTTAGAAATATTTAATCCTTTATTTACATGGAAAAAGAAAAAAATTAAAGATTACTATGTAGAAGAATTATTAGTTAAAATATTTGATAAAGGAAAGCAAACCTATGAAAGTCCTGATGTTATGGATATAAAAGCCTTTGCCAAAAAACAAACTGAAAGATTTTGGCCTGAAGTTTTAAGGTTTGAGAACCCTCATAACTATTACGTAGATCTTTCCCCAAAGCTTTGGAGAGTTAAACAAGAACTTTTACATAAGTTTTCAGATACTTATGAAGAATAA
- a CDS encoding amino acid ABC transporter permease produces MELNFDIVFRNLPFLLKATLVTIKITLLSFIVAIILAFIVGVLRTYKFSKILDFILDAYVEIFRGSPLLIQLFFIYYGLPSVGIAMDAEVAAVIGLALNGAAYMSEIIRAAILSIDRGQEEAGFSLGYTRFQNLCYIILPQAAQISVPPLVNGFSSLLKDTSLVSVISITELTRGGNLIYSRTARPFEVYLTLGLFYFVLTYIVSLCSKFIEKRNENWN; encoded by the coding sequence ATGGAACTTAATTTTGATATTGTTTTTAGAAATTTACCATTTTTATTAAAGGCTACATTAGTAACTATAAAAATAACTTTACTTTCTTTTATTGTGGCTATTATATTAGCTTTTATTGTAGGGGTTTTAAGAACTTATAAATTTTCTAAAATATTAGACTTTATATTAGATGCATACGTAGAAATTTTTAGAGGATCTCCGCTACTTATACAATTATTTTTTATATATTATGGATTACCTAGCGTTGGAATAGCTATGGATGCAGAAGTAGCTGCTGTTATAGGATTAGCATTGAATGGAGCGGCGTATATGTCAGAAATTATAAGAGCAGCTATACTTTCTATAGATAGAGGTCAGGAAGAGGCAGGCTTTTCTTTAGGATATACAAGATTTCAAAATTTATGCTATATAATATTACCTCAAGCGGCTCAAATATCTGTGCCTCCATTAGTAAATGGTTTTTCCTCACTTTTGAAAGACACATCTTTAGTATCGGTTATTTCCATAACGGAACTTACAAGAGGTGGAAATCTCATATATTCAAGAACAGCTAGGCCCTTTGAAGTATATTTAACTTTAGGATTATTTTATTTTGTGTTAACTTATATAGTTTCTTTATGTTCAAAATTTATAGAAAAAAGAAATGAAAATTGGAATTAG
- a CDS encoding cell division protein FtsA — protein sequence MEKNHLDKQNIVFALDIGTRSILGAVGVVRDKKFHVIEESYVEHEERAMIDGQIHDVSLVANAVIKVKRNLEEKIGIELNKVSIAAAGRFLKTYTAKSEFNMDNEKEIDKDTIRSLELTSVKKAEEEVSKKSGGKLYCVGYTVKNYYLNDYVIGNLLLQKGEKIAAEVIATFLPRYVIDSLYSVMKKVGLIVDSLTLEPIAAMEAAIPKKLRLLNLALIDVGAGTSDIAICSRDSITAFGMVSLAGDEVTEAIVQNFLVDFEAAEKIKKQCSESESVEYIDVLGLTNKIPSKDVKKVIEPVVKKISEEIGNKIIEINGEKSPNAIFLVGGGAHTPLLKEFLCEKLNMPLERAAIKDRDAVIDCSIENNKFGSEGVTVLGIGLISIRRLGNDFIDVMLNGSIISLFNSHKHTVMDVMLQAGINPKVLLGRNGKSIRFTLNNIKRMAFGTLATNALIKINGVKASVEDNIKEGDKIEIEFAKNGEDSKPTLKDYIKKVYSTAFFINDIIENLTPLAFVNGDKKDVNYIIREGDNVKILFPETLGHYKEYYENLKDYKYYLNGEELNEDYIIKEGDRIYKIRDEIEKNKEENSEKNKADEKEITEKNNELNVVEKEIIKTNDETSIQEEIENNYTQSKDNDLKSKDLQSEALGEKEAALTKEYIENEEDNKQEKIETENLNIKETGIKVRVNNEEVILKDKDKYIFVDIFNYVEFDLSVAKGKLVLLLNGKSAGYYDDLKDGDSIEIKWE from the coding sequence ATGGAGAAAAATCATCTTGACAAACAGAATATAGTATTCGCTTTGGATATAGGAACTCGCTCAATTTTAGGAGCAGTGGGAGTAGTAAGAGATAAGAAATTTCATGTTATAGAAGAAAGTTATGTAGAACATGAAGAAAGGGCTATGATAGATGGCCAAATTCATGACGTTTCTTTAGTAGCTAATGCTGTAATAAAAGTAAAAAGAAATTTAGAAGAAAAGATAGGTATAGAATTAAATAAAGTTTCTATTGCAGCCGCAGGAAGATTTTTAAAAACATATACTGCGAAATCTGAATTTAATATGGATAATGAAAAGGAAATAGATAAAGATACTATAAGAAGTTTGGAGCTTACATCAGTAAAAAAGGCAGAGGAAGAAGTAAGTAAAAAATCCGGTGGTAAACTTTATTGTGTAGGATATACTGTTAAGAATTATTATTTAAATGATTATGTTATAGGAAACTTATTATTACAAAAGGGAGAAAAAATAGCAGCAGAGGTTATAGCAACTTTTCTTCCAAGATATGTTATAGATAGCCTTTATTCTGTTATGAAAAAAGTAGGGCTTATAGTAGATAGTTTAACTTTAGAGCCTATAGCTGCTATGGAAGCTGCTATTCCTAAAAAATTAAGACTTTTAAATTTAGCTCTAATAGATGTAGGCGCAGGAACTTCAGATATAGCTATATGTAGCAGAGATAGTATAACAGCCTTTGGAATGGTTTCTTTAGCAGGAGATGAAGTAACGGAAGCTATTGTTCAAAACTTTTTAGTGGATTTTGAGGCAGCAGAAAAAATAAAAAAACAATGCTCAGAATCGGAGTCCGTAGAATATATAGATGTTTTAGGACTAACTAATAAAATTCCATCAAAGGATGTAAAAAAAGTTATAGAACCAGTAGTTAAGAAGATATCAGAGGAAATAGGAAACAAAATAATTGAAATAAATGGAGAGAAATCACCTAATGCTATATTTTTAGTAGGAGGAGGAGCTCATACACCCCTTTTAAAAGAATTTTTATGTGAAAAACTTAATATGCCTTTAGAAAGAGCTGCTATAAAGGATAGAGATGCGGTTATAGATTGTAGTATTGAGAATAATAAATTTGGTAGCGAAGGAGTGACAGTTCTAGGAATAGGTTTAATATCTATAAGAAGGTTAGGAAATGATTTTATAGACGTAATGTTAAATGGAAGCATAATAAGTCTTTTTAATTCCCATAAACATACAGTCATGGATGTAATGCTTCAGGCAGGTATAAATCCTAAGGTTTTGTTAGGTAGGAATGGTAAAAGTATAAGATTTACATTAAATAATATAAAAAGAATGGCCTTTGGAACATTAGCTACCAATGCATTAATAAAAATTAATGGAGTAAAAGCCTCTGTTGAAGATAATATAAAAGAAGGAGATAAAATAGAAATTGAATTTGCTAAAAATGGTGAGGATTCAAAGCCAACCTTAAAGGATTATATAAAGAAAGTATACTCTACAGCTTTCTTTATAAATGATATTATAGAAAATTTAACTCCTTTAGCTTTTGTAAATGGTGATAAAAAAGATGTAAATTATATAATTAGAGAAGGGGATAATGTTAAAATTTTATTCCCTGAAACTCTAGGCCATTATAAGGAGTATTATGAAAATTTAAAGGACTATAAATATTATTTAAATGGAGAAGAACTTAATGAAGATTACATAATAAAAGAAGGAGATAGAATATATAAAATAAGAGATGAAATAGAAAAAAATAAAGAAGAAAATTCTGAAAAAAATAAAGCGGATGAAAAAGAAATAACTGAAAAAAATAATGAATTAAATGTGGTAGAAAAAGAAATAATTAAAACAAATGATGAAACAAGTATTCAGGAAGAAATAGAAAATAATTATACACAGAGTAAGGATAATGACTTAAAGAGTAAAGATTTACAAAGTGAAGCATTAGGTGAAAAAGAGGCTGCTTTAACAAAAGAATATATAGAGAATGAAGAAGACAATAAACAAGAAAAAATAGAAACAGAAAATTTAAATATTAAGGAAACAGGTATAAAAGTTAGAGTAAATAACGAGGAGGTTATTCTTAAAGATAAAGACAAATATATTTTTGTGGATATATTTAATTATGTGGAGTTTGATTTATCTGTAGCTAAAGGAAAGTTAGTTCTTCTTTTAAACGGTAAAAGTGCTGGGTATTATGATGATTTAAAGGATGGAGATTCAATAGAAATAAAATGGGAATAG